From one Nocardioides yefusunii genomic stretch:
- a CDS encoding Rieske (2Fe-2S) protein, translating to MSVSRRAVVATGVALPALAACANPSEDPTLTQVDRAEPGTFLVHAKDVPVGGCHVIAGAATVVTQPTEGEFRAFSGVCTHKHCFLASSPLGYIQCPCHGSRFDLNDGSVLQGPAEKALEEFDVDVTDGKVTLV from the coding sequence ATGTCTGTCTCCCGTCGCGCAGTCGTTGCCACCGGTGTCGCCCTTCCTGCCCTCGCGGCCTGCGCCAACCCCTCCGAGGACCCGACGCTCACCCAGGTGGACCGCGCCGAACCCGGAACCTTCCTCGTCCACGCGAAGGACGTGCCGGTGGGCGGCTGCCACGTGATCGCCGGTGCCGCGACCGTGGTGACCCAGCCGACCGAGGGTGAGTTCCGTGCCTTCAGCGGCGTCTGCACCCACAAGCACTGCTTCCTCGCCTCCTCGCCGCTGGGCTACATCCAGTGCCCGTGCCACGGCAGCCGCTTCGACCTCAACGACGGCTCCGTCCTCCAGGGCCCGGCCGAGAAGGCGCTCGAGGAGTTCGACGTCGACGTCACCGACGGCAAGGTCACCCTCGTCTGA
- a CDS encoding MBL fold metallo-hydrolase, which yields MSSYDGQVSPGAPAQTRELSALTITKVAVDEKMSNNAYVLTCRASGRQLLVDAAAEPATLAPLYDPERLDAVVTTHQHWDHHRALADVVTASSADVLVGEPDADAVTEQTGVTVTRRLEHGDTVSVGEVTLEVIAIRGHTPGSVCLVHRDPVDGVHLWTGDTLFPGGVGATFGDAEKFTQLIDDVETRIFGHLDDAWFYPGHGGDSTLAEQRPHLAEWRARGW from the coding sequence ATGAGCAGCTACGACGGTCAGGTCTCCCCCGGTGCGCCGGCGCAGACCCGTGAACTCTCCGCACTGACGATCACCAAGGTCGCGGTGGACGAGAAGATGTCCAACAACGCCTACGTCCTCACCTGTCGCGCGAGCGGCCGGCAGCTCCTGGTCGACGCGGCCGCGGAGCCCGCGACGCTGGCGCCGCTCTACGACCCCGAGCGCCTCGACGCCGTCGTCACGACCCACCAGCACTGGGACCACCACCGCGCGCTGGCCGACGTGGTGACTGCGTCATCGGCCGACGTCCTGGTCGGCGAGCCTGACGCGGATGCCGTCACCGAGCAGACCGGGGTCACGGTGACCCGTCGCCTGGAGCACGGCGACACAGTGAGCGTGGGCGAGGTGACGTTGGAGGTGATCGCAATCCGTGGTCACACTCCTGGTTCGGTCTGCCTCGTGCACCGCGACCCTGTCGACGGCGTGCACCTGTGGACGGGCGACACGCTGTTTCCCGGTGGCGTGGGTGCGACGTTCGGGGACGCGGAGAAGTTCACCCAGTTGATCGACGACGTGGAGACCCGCATCTTCGGCCACCTCGACGACGCCTGGTTCTACCCGGGTCATGGCGGCGACTCGACCTTGGCCGAGCAGCGTCCGCATCTCGCGGAGTGGCGCGCCCGCGGTTGGTGA
- a CDS encoding class I SAM-dependent methyltransferase — translation MTAIASTVPAGLMDLVRATKGFMPEDEGAAIHRHALARLPHGPGLEIGSYCGKSALYFGDAARTCGSTFFTVDHHHGSEENQAGWEHHDTDVVDPRTGRMDTLPFLRRTLEDAGLEEHVVAVVGYSPVVARHWRTPLALVFIDGGHAEEHAQADYEGWATWVQPGGILVIHDVFQHPEDGGQAPYHVYLRALESGEFTEIDAVGSLRVLERTAGQAGSLTGVA, via the coding sequence ATGACTGCGATCGCCAGCACCGTCCCGGCAGGGCTCATGGACCTCGTCCGCGCCACCAAGGGTTTCATGCCCGAGGACGAGGGCGCTGCGATCCACCGCCACGCCCTGGCCCGACTCCCCCACGGACCCGGCCTGGAGATCGGCTCGTATTGCGGCAAGTCTGCGCTCTACTTCGGCGACGCCGCCCGCACGTGCGGCAGCACGTTCTTCACCGTCGACCACCACCACGGGTCCGAGGAGAACCAGGCCGGGTGGGAACACCACGACACCGACGTCGTCGACCCGCGCACCGGCCGGATGGACACGCTGCCGTTCCTGCGGCGCACACTGGAGGACGCCGGGCTCGAGGAGCACGTCGTCGCCGTCGTGGGGTACTCCCCCGTCGTCGCACGACACTGGCGCACCCCGCTGGCTCTGGTCTTCATCGACGGCGGCCACGCCGAGGAGCACGCTCAGGCCGACTACGAAGGGTGGGCCACGTGGGTCCAGCCCGGCGGAATCCTGGTGATCCACGACGTGTTCCAGCACCCCGAGGACGGCGGCCAGGCCCCGTACCACGTCTACCTGCGCGCCCTGGAGAGCGGCGAGTTCACCGAGATCGACGCCGTCGGTTCACTCCGGGTCCTGGAGCGGACCGCCGGTCAGGCCGGAAGCCTGACCGGCGTCGCCTGA
- a CDS encoding 3-hydroxyacyl-CoA dehydrogenase has protein sequence MSNLERVTVLGMGVLGSQIAFQAAFSGKQVTAYDISTDAVAAGEQKLAALQDSYRTDLPGAEAKFPATLERLRTTHDLADAVAGADLVIEAVPERLDIKQDLYGKLAAVADPHTLFATNSSTLLPSDIAPSTGRPDKFLALHFANQIWIRNTAEVMPGPDTDPAAVVALTEFAEEIGMVPIVLKKEKAGYVLNSLLVPLLDAAGELLAGGYADVETVDKTWTLATGAPLGPFRIFDVVGLVTAYNIASANPAQQEFAALLKRDYIDQGKTGVATGEGFYTY, from the coding sequence ATGAGCAACCTCGAACGCGTCACCGTCCTGGGCATGGGCGTCCTCGGCTCCCAGATCGCCTTCCAAGCAGCCTTCAGCGGCAAGCAGGTCACTGCCTACGACATCTCCACGGATGCGGTCGCGGCAGGTGAGCAGAAGCTCGCAGCGCTGCAGGACTCCTACCGCACCGACCTGCCCGGTGCGGAAGCGAAGTTCCCGGCAACGCTGGAACGGCTGCGCACCACCCATGACCTCGCCGACGCGGTGGCTGGCGCCGACCTCGTGATCGAGGCGGTTCCGGAGCGCCTCGACATCAAGCAGGACCTCTACGGCAAGCTCGCCGCGGTGGCTGACCCGCACACGCTCTTCGCCACGAACTCCTCCACGCTGCTGCCCTCCGACATCGCGCCCTCGACGGGACGTCCGGACAAGTTTCTGGCCCTGCACTTCGCGAACCAGATCTGGATCCGCAACACCGCCGAGGTGATGCCCGGCCCCGACACCGATCCGGCTGCCGTCGTCGCGCTCACGGAGTTCGCCGAGGAGATCGGGATGGTGCCGATCGTCCTGAAGAAGGAGAAGGCCGGCTACGTCCTCAACTCACTGCTCGTGCCGTTGCTGGACGCAGCCGGTGAACTCCTGGCCGGCGGCTACGCAGACGTCGAGACCGTCGACAAGACCTGGACGCTGGCCACGGGTGCCCCGCTGGGGCCATTCCGGATCTTCGACGTCGTCGGTCTCGTCACCGCCTACAACATCGCGTCGGCCAACCCCGCCCAGCAGGAGTTCGCCGCACTCCTCAAGCGCGACTACATCGACCAGGGCAAGACGGGCGTCGCGACGGGCGAGGGCTTCTACACCTACTGA
- a CDS encoding glycosyltransferase family 4 protein — translation MPVRIALLSYRSKPHCGGQGIYVRHLSRELVALGHEVEVFSGQPYPELDEGVKLTKVPSLDLYREPDPFRVPKLREFRDLTDVREFLTMCVGAFPEPRTFSTRVAKLLKDRRDDFDVVHDNQVLGYGMLDIEKNGLPLLTTLHHPITFDRRIDLAAAPNWRKRLSLRRWYSFLHMQGKVARAARKVITPSESSKRDIVTDFGVDASRIEVVLLGADEAFVPPTEPRVPGRLLAMASADAPLKGINTLLAAFAKLRTERDLELVLVTKPKEGGVTEQLIDELGIGDHVRFVHGVSDAELVKIMGSAELGVVPSLYEGFSLPTAELMACATPLVVSRAGAIPEVVGTDGSCATLVTPGDVEELTAAIAELLDDPDRRAAMGAAGRQRVIDKFSWRAVAEATAAAYAEVIDQYRAEKA, via the coding sequence ATGCCTGTGCGCATCGCTCTGCTCTCCTACCGCAGCAAGCCTCATTGCGGCGGTCAGGGGATCTACGTCCGGCACCTCAGTCGGGAGCTCGTCGCTCTCGGCCACGAGGTGGAGGTGTTCTCCGGACAGCCCTACCCCGAGCTCGACGAGGGCGTGAAGCTCACCAAGGTGCCGTCCCTCGACCTCTATCGCGAACCTGACCCGTTCCGGGTGCCGAAGTTGCGCGAGTTCCGTGACCTGACCGACGTCCGTGAATTCCTCACGATGTGCGTCGGCGCGTTCCCCGAACCCCGCACCTTCTCCACCCGTGTCGCCAAGCTGTTGAAGGACCGCCGCGACGACTTCGACGTCGTCCACGACAACCAGGTCCTGGGCTACGGCATGCTCGACATAGAGAAGAACGGGCTGCCGCTGCTCACGACGCTGCACCACCCGATCACCTTCGACCGCCGCATCGACCTCGCTGCCGCGCCGAACTGGCGCAAGCGCCTTTCGCTGCGTCGGTGGTACTCGTTCCTGCACATGCAGGGCAAGGTCGCCCGCGCGGCCCGCAAGGTGATCACGCCTTCGGAGTCCTCCAAGCGCGACATCGTCACCGACTTCGGTGTCGACGCCTCCCGGATCGAGGTCGTGCTGCTCGGTGCCGACGAAGCGTTCGTGCCGCCCACCGAGCCGCGTGTGCCCGGACGCCTGCTCGCGATGGCCAGCGCCGATGCGCCCCTCAAGGGCATCAACACCCTGCTCGCCGCGTTCGCGAAGTTGCGCACCGAGCGCGACCTCGAGTTGGTGCTGGTCACCAAGCCCAAGGAGGGCGGCGTCACCGAACAGCTCATCGACGAGCTCGGCATCGGCGACCACGTCCGGTTCGTGCACGGCGTCAGCGACGCCGAACTGGTGAAGATCATGGGATCGGCCGAACTCGGTGTCGTGCCCTCGCTCTACGAAGGCTTCTCGTTGCCGACGGCTGAACTGATGGCGTGTGCGACCCCGCTGGTCGTCTCCCGGGCCGGGGCCATCCCCGAGGTCGTGGGTACCGACGGCAGTTGTGCGACGTTGGTGACTCCCGGAGACGTCGAGGAGCTCACCGCCGCGATCGCGGAACTCCTCGACGACCCCGACCGACGCGCCGCCATGGGAGCAGCGGGACGTCAGCGGGTGATCGACAAGTTCAGTTGGCGTGCCGTGGCCGAGGCCACCGCCGCCGCCTACGCCGAAGTGATTGACCAGTACCGGGCCGAGAAGGCCTGA
- a CDS encoding Rieske (2Fe-2S) protein — protein sequence MSSTFSRRQVVAAGAAVPALGLVTACGSETGGTEVAAPEVEAGELIGAASDVPVGSCKVFSDPKVVVTQPTAGEFKAFSAVCTHQGCLVSSAPDGNIPCRCHMSFFSPTDGSVVDGPAKGPLTAVDITVADGEIRVV from the coding sequence TTGTCCTCCACCTTCTCCCGACGTCAGGTGGTCGCCGCCGGTGCGGCGGTCCCCGCCCTCGGTCTCGTCACCGCCTGTGGCTCCGAAACCGGTGGAACCGAGGTCGCTGCCCCCGAGGTGGAGGCCGGCGAGCTGATCGGCGCGGCCTCCGACGTCCCGGTCGGAAGCTGCAAGGTCTTCTCGGACCCCAAGGTCGTCGTCACCCAGCCCACCGCCGGGGAGTTCAAGGCGTTCAGTGCGGTCTGCACCCACCAGGGCTGCCTGGTGAGCAGCGCGCCGGATGGCAACATCCCCTGCCGATGCCACATGTCGTTCTTCTCACCCACCGACGGCTCCGTGGTCGACGGCCCCGCCAAGGGACCGCTCACGGCCGTCGACATCACCGTCGCCGATGGGGAGATCCGGGTCGTCTGA
- the uvrA gene encoding excinuclease ABC subunit UvrA, with translation MIEKLIVRGAREHNLKNVSVDLPRDSLIVFTGLSGSGKSSLAFDTIFAEGQRRYVESLSAYARQFLGQMDKPDVDFIEGLSPAVSIDQKSTSKNPRSTVGTITEVYDYLRLLYARAGTAHCPTCGAPIESQTPQQIVDRVLELEEGRKFQVLAPVVRGRKGEHVDLFAQLQADGFSRVRVNGETHLLDDPPKLDKQKKHTIEAVVDRLQVKASAKQRLTDSVETALRLAEGIVVLDFVDLDAKDPGREMKFSEKMACPNDHIVDTDDIEPRSFSFNSPFGACPACHGIGTTQEMDPELVVPDPRATLGEGAIQPWSGAHVRDYFLRLMGALGEELGFDLNTPWEALPSKARKAILDGHATQVHVVTRNRYGRQRSYYAEFEGVSQYIERRHRDAESDTSRERFEGFMREVPCTACGGSRIKAVSRSVTLGGLSIAELCAKTIDGTAEFLRELVLGEREAQIAARVLKEILDRLQFLLDVGLDYLSLDRPSGSLSGGEAQRIRLATQIGAGLVGVLYVLDEPSIGLHQRDNERLIETLVRLKDLGNTLIVVEHDEDTIRTADWVVDIGPLAGENGGHVVHSGSLEGLLASEESLTGAYLSGRRQIPVPEFRRARTKGRELVVRGAKENNLQGVDVRFPLGVFVAVTGVSGSGKSTLVNDILYTSLAKQLHNARSVPGRHRTIEGVDQVDKIIHVDQSPIGRTPRSNPATYTGVFDKIRTLFASTPEAKVRGYMPGRFSFNVKGGRCEACHGDGTLKIEMNFLPDVYVPCEVCHGARYNRETLEVRYKGKTIAEVLDMPIEEAVDFFGAVTSISRYMKTLTEVGLGYVRLGQPATTLSGGEAQRVKLATELQKRSTGRTLYVLDEPTTGLHFEDIRKLLIVLERLVEQGNTVLVIEHNLDVIKTADWLIDMGPEGGSRGGVVVAEGTPEEIAAHPESHTGRFLAPLLAGREATVRPVTSTTPGTAAKPAKATKKSASAKRVAAGS, from the coding sequence GTGATCGAGAAGCTCATCGTTCGTGGAGCCCGCGAGCACAACCTGAAGAACGTCTCGGTCGACCTGCCGCGCGACAGCCTGATCGTCTTCACGGGTCTGTCCGGTTCAGGCAAGTCCTCCCTCGCCTTCGACACGATCTTCGCGGAGGGGCAGCGCCGCTACGTCGAGTCGCTCTCAGCCTACGCGCGGCAGTTCCTGGGCCAGATGGACAAGCCCGACGTCGACTTCATCGAGGGGCTCTCTCCGGCGGTCTCCATCGACCAGAAGTCCACGTCGAAGAACCCGCGGTCCACGGTCGGCACCATCACCGAGGTCTACGACTACCTCCGTCTCCTCTACGCCCGCGCCGGCACCGCGCACTGTCCCACCTGTGGAGCGCCGATCGAGAGCCAGACCCCGCAGCAGATCGTCGACCGGGTCCTCGAACTCGAGGAAGGACGCAAGTTCCAGGTCCTCGCCCCCGTCGTGCGCGGACGCAAGGGCGAGCACGTCGACCTCTTCGCTCAGTTGCAGGCCGACGGATTCTCCCGGGTCCGCGTCAACGGCGAGACCCACCTGCTCGACGACCCGCCGAAGCTGGACAAGCAGAAGAAGCACACCATCGAGGCCGTCGTCGACCGTCTCCAGGTCAAGGCCTCGGCCAAGCAGCGCCTCACCGACTCCGTCGAGACCGCCCTCCGCCTCGCCGAGGGCATCGTCGTCCTCGACTTCGTCGACCTCGACGCCAAGGACCCGGGCCGGGAGATGAAGTTCTCCGAGAAGATGGCCTGCCCCAACGACCACATCGTCGACACCGACGACATCGAGCCCAGGTCGTTCTCGTTCAACTCGCCCTTCGGTGCCTGCCCTGCCTGCCACGGCATCGGCACCACCCAGGAGATGGACCCCGAGCTCGTGGTCCCCGACCCGCGCGCGACGCTCGGTGAGGGCGCCATCCAGCCGTGGAGCGGTGCCCACGTGCGTGACTACTTCCTCCGCCTGATGGGGGCCCTGGGTGAAGAGCTCGGCTTCGACCTCAACACCCCGTGGGAAGCGCTGCCGAGCAAGGCGCGCAAGGCGATCCTCGACGGTCACGCCACCCAGGTTCACGTCGTCACCCGCAACCGGTACGGACGCCAGCGCTCCTACTACGCCGAGTTCGAGGGCGTGAGCCAGTACATCGAACGTCGTCACCGCGACGCCGAGTCCGACACCAGCCGTGAGCGCTTCGAAGGCTTCATGCGCGAGGTGCCCTGCACCGCGTGCGGTGGCAGCCGAATCAAGGCCGTCTCCCGTTCGGTGACGCTGGGCGGTCTCTCCATCGCTGAACTGTGCGCGAAGACCATCGACGGCACTGCTGAGTTCCTCCGCGAGCTCGTGCTGGGCGAGCGCGAGGCGCAGATCGCCGCACGGGTCCTCAAGGAGATCCTCGACCGGCTCCAGTTCCTGCTCGACGTCGGCCTCGACTACCTCTCCCTCGACCGACCCTCGGGGTCGTTGTCGGGTGGTGAGGCGCAGCGCATCCGTCTGGCCACCCAGATCGGTGCCGGACTCGTCGGCGTCCTGTACGTCCTCGACGAGCCCAGCATCGGCCTGCACCAGCGCGACAACGAACGTCTGATCGAGACCCTGGTGCGGCTCAAGGACCTGGGCAACACCCTGATCGTCGTCGAGCACGACGAGGACACGATCCGCACCGCCGACTGGGTCGTCGACATCGGCCCCCTCGCTGGTGAGAACGGCGGTCATGTCGTGCATTCGGGTTCGCTCGAGGGGCTGCTCGCGAGCGAGGAGTCGCTCACCGGCGCCTACCTCTCGGGCCGGCGTCAGATCCCCGTGCCGGAGTTCCGTCGTGCGCGGACCAAGGGACGCGAGCTCGTCGTGCGGGGCGCCAAGGAGAACAACCTCCAGGGCGTCGACGTGCGGTTCCCGCTCGGCGTGTTCGTCGCGGTCACCGGAGTGTCTGGTTCGGGGAAGTCGACCCTGGTCAACGACATCCTCTACACCTCGCTGGCCAAGCAGTTGCACAACGCTCGCTCGGTCCCCGGACGTCACCGCACCATCGAGGGCGTCGACCAGGTCGACAAGATCATCCACGTCGACCAGTCGCCGATCGGGCGCACGCCGCGCTCCAACCCGGCCACCTACACCGGTGTCTTCGACAAGATCCGCACCCTGTTCGCCTCCACGCCGGAGGCGAAGGTCCGCGGGTACATGCCGGGACGGTTCTCGTTCAACGTCAAGGGCGGTCGCTGCGAGGCCTGCCACGGTGACGGCACCCTCAAGATCGAGATGAACTTCCTCCCCGACGTCTATGTCCCGTGCGAGGTCTGCCACGGCGCCCGCTACAACCGCGAGACGCTCGAGGTCCGCTACAAGGGCAAGACCATCGCCGAGGTCCTCGACATGCCGATCGAGGAGGCCGTCGACTTCTTCGGGGCCGTCACCTCGATCTCGCGGTACATGAAGACCCTCACCGAGGTCGGCCTCGGCTACGTCCGCCTCGGGCAGCCCGCCACCACTCTGTCCGGCGGTGAGGCGCAGCGCGTCAAGTTGGCGACCGAACTGCAGAAGCGGTCCACCGGACGCACCTTGTACGTCCTCGACGAGCCCACCACGGGTCTGCACTTCGAGGACATCCGCAAGCTCCTGATCGTCCTGGAGCGCCTCGTCGAACAGGGCAACACCGTGCTGGTGATCGAGCACAACCTCGACGTGATCAAGACTGCCGACTGGCTCATCGACATGGGTCCCGAAGGCGGATCGCGGGGCGGTGTCGTGGTGGCCGAGGGAACGCCCGAGGAGATCGCGGCCCACCCGGAGAGCCACACCGGACGCTTCCTGGCGCCGTTGCTCGCGGGCCGGGAGGCGACCGTGCGCCCGGTAACGTCGACAACGCCGGGAACGGCTGCCAAGCCGGCGAAGGCGACGAAGAAGTCCGCCAGCGCCAAGCGTGTCGCTGCCGGGTCCTGA
- a CDS encoding class I SAM-dependent methyltransferase — protein MLTVDFDRLGMKPGDRVLDMGCGAGRHAFEMYRRGGDVVAFDMDVDELAGVKDLFVAMKEAGEVPEGAEADVKEGDALALPFGDGEFDRIVCAEVLEHIWNDVDAIKELVRVLRPGGTMAITVPRWLPEVVNWKLSQEYHNAPGGHIRIYTDHELIDKVTKAGTPNDGTPGDVMEFTGKGYAHGLHTPYWWIKCAVGVNKDDHPLAKAYHKLLVWEIMKQPKALQLAGKVLDPMIGKSMVLYFRKPETPAVDA, from the coding sequence GTGCTGACCGTTGACTTCGACCGCCTGGGCATGAAGCCCGGAGACCGCGTCCTCGACATGGGCTGCGGCGCCGGACGCCACGCGTTCGAGATGTACCGCCGCGGCGGAGACGTCGTCGCCTTCGACATGGACGTCGACGAGCTCGCCGGCGTCAAGGACCTCTTCGTCGCGATGAAGGAGGCCGGCGAGGTGCCCGAGGGCGCCGAGGCCGACGTCAAGGAGGGCGACGCCCTGGCGCTGCCCTTCGGAGACGGGGAGTTCGACCGGATCGTGTGTGCCGAGGTGCTCGAGCACATCTGGAACGACGTCGACGCGATCAAGGAACTCGTCCGCGTGCTCCGCCCCGGCGGCACGATGGCCATCACCGTTCCCCGCTGGCTGCCCGAGGTCGTCAACTGGAAGCTGTCGCAGGAGTACCACAACGCTCCCGGCGGACACATCCGGATCTACACCGACCACGAGCTCATCGACAAGGTCACCAAGGCAGGCACCCCCAACGACGGCACGCCCGGTGACGTCATGGAGTTCACCGGCAAGGGCTACGCCCACGGCCTGCACACGCCCTACTGGTGGATCAAGTGCGCCGTCGGCGTGAACAAGGACGACCACCCCCTCGCCAAGGCGTACCACAAGCTCCTGGTCTGGGAGATCATGAAGCAGCCCAAGGCGTTGCAGCTCGCCGGCAAGGTGCTCGACCCGATGATCGGCAAGTCGATGGTGCTCTACTTCCGCAAGCCCGAGACCCCGGCGGTCGACGCGTGA
- a CDS encoding prenyltransferase, translating to MNLPTAACPVPAVEGVLSADDVRATARSIVAMQEPSGAIPWTPGDKTDVWNHVEAAMALLVAGEVEAAEKAYAWTLGLQRPDGSWPMKIVEGVVEDESAETNMSAYLAVGIWHHWLVRGDRDFVETYWPAVSRGLDWVVGMQLPFGGIAWSQEWREGRAGSVNAEALVAGSSSIHHAFKAGLALAGLLDDSRPEWEFAAARLAHALRFHRDLFLDKKQFSMDWYYPVLGGAVRGPEAEVLLASTSPGWDTFVEEGLGIRCVSENPWVTGAETCELVMSLEANGDRERALQLFADMQHLRHENGSYWTGYVFPDEVNWPGEQTTYTAAAVILAADQLSRTTPGADIMRGETMPRVGDLDCGCEASRAAQSTQS from the coding sequence GTGAACCTGCCCACCGCCGCGTGCCCGGTGCCCGCTGTCGAGGGAGTCCTCAGCGCCGACGACGTGCGGGCCACGGCTCGCTCCATCGTCGCCATGCAGGAACCCTCGGGAGCGATCCCGTGGACTCCCGGCGACAAGACCGACGTCTGGAACCACGTCGAGGCTGCGATGGCACTGCTGGTGGCCGGCGAGGTCGAGGCAGCCGAGAAGGCGTACGCCTGGACCCTGGGCCTGCAACGCCCCGACGGTTCCTGGCCGATGAAGATCGTCGAGGGAGTCGTCGAGGACGAATCCGCCGAGACCAACATGTCCGCCTACTTGGCCGTCGGCATCTGGCATCACTGGCTGGTACGGGGCGACCGCGACTTCGTCGAGACCTACTGGCCCGCGGTCAGCCGTGGACTGGACTGGGTGGTCGGGATGCAGCTGCCGTTCGGTGGGATCGCCTGGTCCCAGGAGTGGCGCGAGGGTCGGGCCGGGAGCGTGAACGCGGAGGCGTTGGTGGCGGGGTCGTCCTCGATCCACCATGCCTTCAAGGCAGGCCTCGCACTGGCCGGACTGCTCGACGACTCGCGTCCGGAGTGGGAGTTCGCCGCGGCCCGTCTGGCGCACGCGCTCCGTTTCCACCGCGACCTCTTCCTGGACAAGAAGCAGTTCTCGATGGACTGGTACTACCCGGTGCTCGGGGGCGCCGTCCGCGGCCCTGAGGCCGAGGTGCTGCTGGCCAGCACCTCGCCCGGCTGGGACACGTTCGTCGAGGAGGGTCTCGGTATTCGCTGCGTCTCGGAGAACCCCTGGGTCACCGGAGCAGAGACCTGCGAACTGGTGATGTCGTTGGAGGCCAACGGCGACCGGGAACGGGCGCTGCAGCTCTTCGCCGACATGCAGCACCTGCGTCATGAGAACGGTTCGTACTGGACCGGGTACGTCTTCCCCGACGAGGTCAACTGGCCCGGCGAGCAGACCACCTACACCGCTGCTGCGGTGATCCTGGCCGCCGACCAGCTCTCCCGCACGACGCCGGGCGCCGACATCATGCGCGGGGAGACCATGCCGCGCGTCGGCGATCTCGACTGCGGCTGCGAGGCTTCGCGAGCCGCGCAGTCCACCCAGTCCTGA